CAACTTTAAATTTTACATCTTTATAAATATAATATCCTTCCTTTTTTTCAACTGTTACACCTGGCCAGTTACCAACCTGTTGTCTTGTTCCAGTAAGAGAATTGAATATCGTCGTTTTTCCTGTATTAGGATTCCCTGCAATTGCAACTATTTTCTCTTCCATTTTCATTCAACTTTTTCAACTATTATGTCCATTGCTATTCCACATCCAATCCCGATGGTTATATTTCCTTTTTTTATTATTACAGGACCGGGAGCAGGTTTAACCACTTCAATAATATCTCCAACAAAAATCCCCATATTACATAATTTTTTTAATT
This region of bacterium genomic DNA includes:
- a CDS encoding FeoA family protein, with amino-acid sequence MKKLVEAKEGKYKVVDVLKHGKLKKLCNMGIFVGDIIEVVKPAPGPVIIKKGNITIGIGCGIAMDIIVEKVE